ATTGCAATATTTGTAAAATCTAGGCGGTAAAATTTATTATCTTCTATACTCCTATTGTTAAGAGGAGCTTTTATGGATATTTTGGCGTATATAAAGCAATGTCAAATTAGAGTGAATAATGCATTAAAGCTGTATTTACCTAACCCTAAAGATGAAGCAGAATTACTACATGATGCGATGTATTATGCTGTACTTAATGGAAGAAAGCGCCTACGTGCAAGCTTTATTTATAGCTTAGGTGATAATTTAGCTGCTGATGCACTAACCCTTGACAGGGTCGCTTGTTGTAATGAAATAATTCACAAGGCCAGGAAGTATATTAATAATTTTGAATTTAATTCTGCACAATTAAAAGTATTAGTTTCATTTATTATCAGTCGTAATCATTAAGTAAACTTATGCAAAGTAAATTCAGAGATAATTTGTATCACTTAGTCAAATTGCTGCGAATTAATCAATGGGTAAAAAATATCTTTGTCCTATTACCATTGGGTTTTTTAAAATCGAGTCCTTCAGTCGAATCGCTGGGATCACTTTTCTTGGCGTTATTTTTATTTATAATTGCTTCATCTACAGTTTATATCGTTAATGATATCCATGACATAGAAACAGATAAAAATCATGCAATAAAATGCAAAAACAGGCCGTTGGCTTCTGGAGATATATTGCCTCGAAAGGCGATGTATTACTTATGTGTATTGTATGGGATTCTCTTTTATTTTTTCCTTATACAATTTCAAGTAATGTGTGTTATTAGTTGCTATATTATTTTAAATTATGCGTATACTTTCAAATTAAAGAGCATACCAATTATTGATGCCTTATGTATTGCCCTAGGGTTTGTCCTGCGTTTTTGCGTGGGGGTTATTGCTTTGCAATCGAGCGTTTTCTTTTGGTCATATGGTATCGTATTTTTTTTATCCTTTTCTATTATTCTTATGAAAAGGGAACGAGAAATGGCCAATAACAGTTATCTGTCTCGAAAAGTTTTAAGTAATTATAATAGAAAGATTACAGCTAAATTATCATTAATTTCAGCTTGGGCTTCTATTCTTTGTTTCCTTTTTTATGCGTTCACTATCCATAATAATTATTTTATTTTTCTTCTTCTTTTTTTGTTTATTTTTTGGATATTTTGGTTTCGCCATATAAATCAAGCAAGTATGGATAATGATTGCCCCGTAAATATATTTTCAAGTAACATTATCCTTATATTATTATTTTTAATAATATTTTTTTTATCTATTATAATCAAAGGAATTAGCATAAATTAAGATGGCAGAGTCTTTCTAAAGTTATTTTCTACCTTTAAATCATTGGTACGCTGTTAAGTAACATTTAAAAAAATATAAGTTAGCTTAAAGTGAATTAAGAGTAAAATTTAAGGTTGCGTTGCAAAGACTAGCAAAGCTAAGAAAAGTTAAATTTCAGGTAGATCTCAACTGTAAATACCGAATTGTTCATTGATGAAGGATACCTCATTGCGAGTACCGGCGGATTCAACAAGCTAATGCAACCACCTTTTCTTCATCAGCTGTCTGCGGTAAAAATAACATAGCTGGTGATTTAAAGCCTAATGTTTTTCTAGGTCTGTCATTCAATTTTTCCATAATTGCTTTTAAGTGTTCATCAGTTATGGATTCAAAGCTTGCGCCTTTTTTTAAGTATTGTCGTACCAATCCATTGGTATTTTCATTAAGTCCACGTTCCCAAGATGAATAAGGATGAGCGAAGAAAAAATCGGAATTTAACTGCTCGGTTATCTTCTCATGATAAGCAAATTCAGAGCCGTTATCAGCTGTAATGGATAAAACCGAGTTGGTATATGGTTTTAAAGCATCTATCGTGGCTAAGCTTACGTTTTCAGCGGTTTTCTGGTTAACCTTTTTAAGGATAGTAAACTTAGTCTTTCGTTCAACGATTGAAACGACAGCATGCTTACGATTCTTGCCAATAAGGGTATCAATCTCCCAATCACCAATTCGCGCTTTTTCATCAACGATTTTAGGTCTTTCATCAATGAATCGCCTGTTTCTAATTGGCCCTTGACGTTTAGGGCCACCATAGCGCTTACGATACTTCTTTTGTTGATGCCTTAAGTGTTTAAATAAGCTACCGCCGTGCTTTTTATCCGTTAAAATAAACTGATAAATCCACTCATGACTTAAGCTAAATAACTGCTTGCGTTTAGCATAGCCGCTAATTTGTTCAGGACTCCAGTCCTGGCTTATCTTTTCCCTAATAAACTGCTTAATCTCCTCATTGACTTTGATGTACTTGGGCTTATCTCGTTGCCTATCATCCGCATACTTCTGCGCGTAATTTGCCTTATAGGTCCAATATCCTAAGCGCGTGCGAATAAAGGTTAGATTACGATTAAGCTCCCTACTAATCGTTGACTTATGGACCCCTAGCTCATCGGCTATTTGTTGCTGCGTATAACCTGCATGCACAAACGCTTGAATTTTACACCGCTTGAGATAATCCAAATGCTTGTAACTCATTTACAACTCCTGTACTAAAACAGCAGGAAGTTTACTCTCTTATCCTGCCTCTTTTATATACAAAAGTTGCACTAATCTGTTGAATCCAAGACCATACATCCACGCATTGAATTGTCCTTTTTTAGGCTCTGTTGCAAAAATTTAATTTCGTAAAAATCAAAAAAATATTTTCCACTTGCAGGTCTGAAGAAAGGTAAAGTAATAAATTTAATTCCCACTTAAAGAGAAAAAAAGGGAATATTTAACTTAAAAATCTCACTTTCAAAAAGTGGAAATTTTTTTGCAACAGAGCCATAATTGGAAGGTACGAAAAGTAGCGCTTAAATGTTTAGCAGTGCTTATCCCTTGCCTGTCACCCAATGAAGTGAGTCAGCTGCTGCAAATAGCTCAGTTGAAACTAGTAGATAATGAGTGGTTTGTACGAGCAATGGTGCTCAATTGTTTAGGGTTCTGTCGAAAATAGATGATGTATTTTATAATGACTGTCTGAAGTTAGTAGAGAAGGGCATAAGATGATCAGTTTTAAAGGACGTCATTTTCCAAAAGACATAATATTAATGTCTGTCAGATGGAAGATTGCTCTGCCATTGAGCTATCGTGCTATTGAAGAAATGATGGAAGAGCGAGGAACTAAAGTGGATCATTCCACGGTACAAAAGTGGGTTGTTCACTATGCGCCTCAGTTAGAGCAGGTTTTTAGAAAAAGGAAAAAACCGGTAGGTAAAAGTTGGCGAATGGATGAAACTTACATCCAGGTGAATAGTAAGTGGGTTTATCTTTATTGCGCTGTTGATAAAGAGGGAAAAACCATTGATTTTATGCTTTCAGAAC
The sequence above is drawn from the Legionella beliardensis genome and encodes:
- a CDS encoding UbiA family prenyltransferase codes for the protein MQSKFRDNLYHLVKLLRINQWVKNIFVLLPLGFLKSSPSVESLGSLFLALFLFIIASSTVYIVNDIHDIETDKNHAIKCKNRPLASGDILPRKAMYYLCVLYGILFYFFLIQFQVMCVISCYIILNYAYTFKLKSIPIIDALCIALGFVLRFCVGVIALQSSVFFWSYGIVFFLSFSIILMKREREMANNSYLSRKVLSNYNRKITAKLSLISAWASILCFLFYAFTIHNNYFIFLLLFLFIFWIFWFRHINQASMDNDCPVNIFSSNIILILLFLIIFFLSIIIKGISIN
- a CDS encoding IS30 family transposase; the protein is MSYKHLDYLKRCKIQAFVHAGYTQQQIADELGVHKSTISRELNRNLTFIRTRLGYWTYKANYAQKYADDRQRDKPKYIKVNEEIKQFIREKISQDWSPEQISGYAKRKQLFSLSHEWIYQFILTDKKHGGSLFKHLRHQQKKYRKRYGGPKRQGPIRNRRFIDERPKIVDEKARIGDWEIDTLIGKNRKHAVVSIVERKTKFTILKKVNQKTAENVSLATIDALKPYTNSVLSITADNGSEFAYHEKITEQLNSDFFFAHPYSSWERGLNENTNGLVRQYLKKGASFESITDEHLKAIMEKLNDRPRKTLGFKSPAMLFLPQTADEEKVVALAC